A genomic stretch from Halichoerus grypus chromosome 7, mHalGry1.hap1.1, whole genome shotgun sequence includes:
- the GBF1 gene encoding Golgi-specific brefeldin A-resistance guanine nucleotide exchange factor 1 isoform X8: protein MVDKNIYIIQGEINIVVGAIKRNARWSTHTPLDEERDPLLHSFSHLKEVLNNITELSEIEPNVFLRPFLEVIRSEDTTGPITGLALTSVNKFLSYALIDPTHEGTAEGMENMADAVTHARFVGTDPASDEVVLMKILQVLRTLLLTPAGAHLTNESVCEIMQSCFRICFEMRLSELLRKSAEHTLVDMVQLLFTRLPQFKEEPKNYMGTNMKKLKMRAGGMSDSSKWKKQKRSPRPLRHMTKVTSGSELPTPNGTTLSSNPTGGMPFIDVPTPISSASSEAASAVVSPSTDSGLEFSSQTTSKEDLTDLEQPGSPGSSTATEPGSSELGVPEQPDPQEGVHVEKAQSASVESIPEVLEECTSPADHSDSASVHDMDYVNPRGVRFTQSSQKEGTALVPCGLPCIRELFRFLISLTNPHDRHNSEVMIHMGLHLLTVALESAPVAQCQTLLGLIKDEMCRHLLQLLSVERLNLYAASLRVCFLLFESMREHLKFQLEMYIKKLMEIITVENPKMPYEMKEMALEAIVQLWHIPSFVTELYINYDCDYYCSNLFEDLTKLLSKNAFPVSGQLYTTHLLSLDALLTVIDSTEAHCQAKVLNNLTQQEKKEAARPGYEAVDGSRESSNTERTASDGKPVGIAPDIPGLHLPGGGRLPAEHGKPGCSDLEEASDSGADKKFTRKPPRFSCLLPDPRELIEIKNKKKLLITGTEQFNQKPKKGIQFLQEKGLLTIPMDNIEVAQWLRENPRLDKKMIGEFVSDRKNIDLLESFVSTFSFQGLRLDEALRLYLEAFRLPGEAPVIQRLLEAFTEHWRNCNGSPFANSDACFALAYAVIMLNTDQHNHNVRKQNAPMTLEEFRKNLKGVNGGKDFEQDILEDMYHAIKNEEIVMPEEQTGLVRENYVWNVLLHRGATPEGIFLRVPAGSYDLDLFTMTWGPTIAALSYVFDKSLEETIIQKAISGFRKCAMISAHYGLSDVFDNLIISLCKFTALSSESIENLPSVFGSNPKAHIAAKTVFHLAHRHGDILREGWKNIMEAMLQLFRAQLLPKAMVEVEDFVDPNGKISLQREETPSNRGESTVLSFVSWLTLSGTEQSSVRGPSTENQEAKRAALDCIKQCDPEKMITESKFLQLESLQELMKALVSVTPDEETYDEEDAAFCLEVLLRIVLENRDRVGCVWQTVRDHLYHLCVQAQDFCFLVERAVVGLLRLAIRLLRREEISGQVLLSLRILLLMKPSVLSRVSHQVAYGLHELLKTNAANIHSGDDWATLFTLLECIGSGVKPPAALQATARADGPDAGAQSDSELPSYHQNDVSLDRGYTSDSEVYADHCRPGKIHRSATDADVVNSGWLVVGKDDIDNSKPGPGPSRLGPSPLVNQYSLTVGLDLGPHDTKSLLKCVESLSFIVRDAAHITPDNFELCVKTLRIFVEASLNGGCKSQEKRGKSHKYDSKGNRFKKKSKDGSVLRRPRTSSQHATRGGHSDDDEDEGVPASYHTVSLQLLDLMHTLHTRAASIYSSWAEEQRHLETGGRKIEADSRTLWAHCWCPLLQGIACLCCDARRQVRMQALTYLQRALLVHDLQKLDALEWESCFNKVLFPLLTKLLENISPADVGGMEETRMRASTLLSKVFLQHLSPLLSLSTFAALWLTILDFMDKYMHAGSSDLLSEAIPESLKNMLLVMDTAEIFHNADARGGSPSALWEITWERIDCFLPHLRDELFKQTVIQDPMPMEPHAQKSLASAHMTPAAGDTRTPGHPPPPEMPSELGACDFEKPESPRPANSSSPGSPVASSPSRLSPTPDGPPSLAQPPLILQPLASPLQVGVPPMTLPIILNPALIEATSPVPLLATPRSTDPMPTSEVN, encoded by the exons GTGCTGCGGACTCTGTTGCTGACCCCAGCTGGTGCCCACCTAACCAATGAATCTGTATGTGAAATTATGCAGTCTTGCTTCCGGATCTGCTTCGAAATGAGGCTCAGTG AGTTATTGAGAAAATCCGCAGAGCACACTCTCGTAGACATGGTGCAGCTGCTCTTCACAAG GTTACCTCAGTTTAAAGAAGAACCCAAGAACTATATGGGGACCAACATGAAGAAG CTGAAAATGAGAGCAGGAGGCATGAGTGATTCATCCAAgtggaagaaacagaagagatCCCCCCGGCCCCTGCGCCATATGACCAAAGTCACATCAGGTTCAGAGCTGCCCACCCCCAATGGAACTACCTTATCCTCTAACCCCACAG GGGGCATGCCCTTCATTGATGTGCCCACTCCCATCTCCTCTGCAAGTTCAGAAGCTGCCTCAGCGGTGGTCAGCCCCTCTACAGACAGTGGCCTGGAGTTCTCCTCCCAGACCACCTCCAAGGAGGACCTTACTGACCTGGAACAACCTGGCTCTCCAGGGTCTAGCACAGCTACAGAGCCTGGCAGCAGTGAGCTAGGGGTTCCTGAGCAGCCTGACCCCCAG GAAGGGGTCCATGTGGAAAAGGCCCAGTCAGCATCCGTGGAATCCATCCCTGAAGTGTTAGAGGAGTGCACGTCCCCTGCTGACCACTCTGACTCTGCCTCTGTCCATGACATGGATTACGTCAATCCCCGGGGTGTGCGCTTTACACAGTCCTCCCAGAAGGAAG GTACAGCTTTGGTCCCCTGTGGTCTTCCCTGCATCCGTGAGCTCTTCCGCTTCCTCATCTCCCTGACCAATCCACACGACCGCCACAATTCAGAGGTTATGATCCACATGGGACTGCATTTGCTGACAGTGGCTCTTGAATCAGCCCCTGTAGCCCAGTGCCAAACCCTCCTGGGCCTCATCAAGGATGAGATGTGCCGCCACTTACTGCAG CTACTCAGTGTAGAGCGACTCAACCTTTATGCTGCTTCCCTGCGGGTATGCTTCCTGCTGTTTGAAAGCATGAGGGAGCACCTCAAGTTCCAATTGGAG ATGTACATCAAAAAGCTCATGGAGATCATCACTGTGGAGAACCCCAAAATGCCTTATGAGATGAAGGAGATGGCACTGGAGGCCATTGTGCAGCTCTGGCACATCCCCAGTTTTGTCACTGAGCTCTATATCAACTATGATTGTGACTACTACTGTTCGAACCTCTTTGAAGACCTCACCAAGCTGCTGTCCAAG AATGCCTTCCCTGTGTCTGGTCAGCTCTATACAACACACCTCCTGTCTCTTGATGCCCTGTTGACAGTGATTGACAGCACTGAGGCCCATTGCCAGGCCAAAGTCCTCAACAATCTtacccagcaagagaagaaagaagcagcCAGACCTGGCTATGAGGCAGTAGATGGCTCCCGAGAATCCAGCAATA CTGAAAGAACAGCCAGTGATGGGAAACCTGTAGGCATAGCCCCAGACATCCCAGGCCTACATCTGCCAGGCGGAGGGCGGCTGCCAGCAGAACATGGGAAGCCAGGATGCAGTGATCTGGAGGAAGCTTCTGACTCTGGGG CTGACAAAAAGTTTACCCGGAAGCCACCTCGATTTTCCTGTCTCCTGCCAGATCCACGGGAACtgattgaaattaaaaacaaaaagaag CTGCTAATCACTGGCACAGAGCAGTTCAACCAGAAACCAAAGAAGGGGATCCAGTTTCTGCAGGAGAAAGGCCTCCTCACCATCCCAATGGACAACATAGAGGTAGCCCAGTGGCTCCGAGAGAACCCTCGGCTGGACAAGAAAATGATTGGAGAGTTTGTGAGTGACCGAAAAAACATTGACCTGTTGGAGAGCTTTGTGAG CACCTTCAGTTTTCAGGGTCTACGGCTGGATGAAGCTCTTCGCCTCTACCTGGAAGCCTTCCGCTTACCTGGGGAAGCACCAGTCATCCAGAGGTTGCTGGAGGCATTCACTGAGCATTGGAGA AATTGTAATGGCTCCCCATTTGCCAATAGCGATGCCTGCTTTGCCCTGGCCTATGCTGTCATCATGCTTAATACTGACCAGCACAACCACAACGTTCGCAAACAGAATGCACCCATGACTCTAGAG GAGTTTCGCAAAAACCTAAAAGGTGTGAATGGAGGCAAGGACTTTGAACAAGACATCCTGGAGGACATGTACCATGCCATCAA GAATGAGGAAATTGTGATGCCTGAAGAGCAGACAGGCTTGGTTCGGGAGAACTATGTGTGGAATGTGCTGCTTCATCGAGGTGCCACCCCAGAGGGCATATTCCTTCGTGTGCCTGCTGGCAGCTATGATCTTGACCTCTTCACCATGACATGGGGCCCCACTATTGCTGCCCTTTCTTATGTCTTTGACAAAAGCCTTGAGGAGACAATCATCCAGAAAGCCATCTCAGGCTTCAG GAAGTGCGCCATGATCTCCGCCCACTATGGCCTCAGCGATGTGTTTGACAATCTCATCATATCTCTGTGCAAATTCACAGCTCTTAGCAGTGAG TCTATTGAGAACCTTCCCAGTGTGTTTGGAAGCAACCCCAAAGCCCACATTGCAGCCAAGACAGTATTCCATTTGGCCCATCGTCATGGTGACATCCTGCGGGAGGGCTGGAAGAATATCATGGAAGCCATGCTACAGCTCTTCCGAGCCCAGCTGCTGCCCAAAGCTATGGTGGAG GTAGAAGATTTTGTGGATCCCAATGGCAAGATCTCTCTACAGAGGGAGGAGACACCATCAAATCG AGGAGAGTCGACAGTACTAAGCTTTGTGAGCTGGCTGACACTAAGTGGTACTGAGCAGTCTAGTGTGCGGGGCCCATCCACTGAGAACCAAGAGGCCAAAAGAGCGGCCTTGGACTGTATCAAG CAATGTGATCCAGAAAAGATGATCACAGAAAGCAAGTTCCTTCAGCTGGAGTCACTGCAGGAGCTCATGAAG GCTCTGGTCTCAGTGACACCAGATGAAGAGACATATGATGAGGAGGATGCTGCTTTCTGCCTAGAGGTGCTGCTGAGGATTGTGCTGGAGAACAG GGACCGTGTGGGTTGTGTGTGGCAGACTGTCCGAGACCATCTATATCACCTGTGTGTCCAGGCACAGGATTTCTGCTTCCTTGTAGAGCGGGCAGTGGTGGGGCTGCTGCGCTTGGCCATTCGACTACTCCGAAGAGAAGAGATCAGTGGCCAG gtgCTGCTCTCCCTGCGCATTTTGCTGCTAATGAAGCCCAGCGTGCTGTCCCGAGTCAGTCACCAGGTAGCCTATGGGCTCCACGAACTCCTTAAGACCAACGCAGCCAACATCCACTCAGGTGATGACTGGGCCACCCTCTTCACACTGCTGGAATGCATTGGCTCAGGTGTAAAGCCTCCAGCTGCCCTGCAGGCCACAGCCAGGGCTGATGGACCTGATGCTG GGGCCCAATCAGACAGCGAACTCCCATCCTACCATCAGAATGATGTGAGCCTGGACCGAGGATACACTTCTGATTCAGAGGTCTACGCTGACCATTGCAGGCCTGGCAAGATCCACCGATCAGCCACAGACGCTGATGTGGTCAACAGCGGCTGGTTAGTG GTGGGGAAGGATGACATCGATAACTCCAAGCCAGGTCCTGGGCCCAGCCGGCTAGGCCCTTCACCCCTGGTCAATCAGTACAGCCTAACAGTGGGGCTGGACCTCGGGCCACACGATACTAAGTCCCTGCTTAAATGTGTAGAATCTCTGTCCTTCATCGTGCGTGATGCTGCCCACATTACACCTGACAACTTTGAGCTCTGCGTCAAGACTCTCCGCATCTTTGTGGAGGCCAGTCTGAATGGCG GGTGCAAATCCCAGGAAAAACGTGGCAAGAGTCACAAATATGATAGCAAAGGAAACCGCTTCAAGAAGAAATCCAAGGACGGCTCAGTGCTTCGGCGGCCTCGAACCTCCAGCCAACATGCCACTCGGGGTGGGcatagtgatgatgatgaggatgaaggTGTGCCTGCCAGCTACCATACGGTGTCTTTACAG TTGTTAGACCTGATGCACACCCTGCACACTCGAGCGGCCTCGATCTACAGCTCTTGGGCGGAGGAGCAGCGCCATCTAGAGACAGGTGGCCGGAAGATTGAAGCTGATTCCCGCACCCTCTGGGCCCACTGCTGGTGCCCGTTACTGCAGG GCATCGCCTGCCTGTGCTGTGACGCCCGGCGCCAGGTGCGGATGCAGGCACTGACCTATCTACAGCGAGCACTGCTGGTACATGATCTGCAGAAGCTAGATGCCCTGGAGTGGGAGTCCTGTTTTAACAAG GTGCTGTTTCCTCTACTGACCAAGCTCTTGGAGAATATCAGCCCTGCAGATGTGGGTGGGATGGAGGAGACTCGAATGAGGGCTTCCACACTGCTGTCTAAG GTCTTCCTGCAGCACCTGTCTCCACTGCTGTCACTCTCTACTTTTGCGGCCCTCTGGCTGACCATTCTGGACTTCATGGACAAGTATATGCACGCAGGCTCCAGTGACTTACTG TCAGAGGCCATCCCTGAGTCTCTGAAGAACATGCTTCTGGTGATGGACACAGCAGAGATTTTCCACAATGCAGATGCCCGAGGAGGCAGCCCCTCAGCCCTCTGGGAGATCACCTGGGAGCGCATTGACTGTTTTCTGCCCCATCTACGAGATGAGCTCTTCAAGCAGACTGTCATCCAGG ACCCCATGCCCATGGAGCCACATGCCCAAAAATCTCTGGCCTCAGCCCATATGACTCCTGCTGCTGGGGACACAAGGACACCTGGCCATCCACCTCCCCCAGAGATGCCTTCTGAGCTGGGGGCCTGTG ACTTTGAGAAGCCTGAGAGCCCTCGACCTGCCAACAGCAGCTCCCCTGGATCACCAGTGGCGTCTAGCCCCAGCAGACTGAGTCCTACTCCAGATGGGCCTCCTTCCCTGGCTCAGCCCCCACTAATCCTACAGCCCTTGGCCTCCCCACTGCAGGTGGGCGTACCACCCATGACTCTGCCCATCATCCTCAACCCTGCTCTCATTGAGGCCACCTCACCAGTGCCCCTCCTGGCCACACCCCGCTCCACAGACCCCATGCCCACCTCCGAGGTCAACTAA
- the GBF1 gene encoding Golgi-specific brefeldin A-resistance guanine nucleotide exchange factor 1 isoform X5: MVDKNIYIIQGEINIVVGAIKRNARWSTHTPLDEERDPLLHSFSHLKEVLNNITELSEIEPNVFLRPFLEVIRSEDTTGPITGLALTSVNKFLSYALIDPTHEGTAEGMENMADAVTHARFVGTDPASDEVVLMKILQVLRTLLLTPAGAHLTNESVCEIMQSCFRICFEMRLSELLRKSAEHTLVDMVQLLFTRLPQFKEEPKNYMGTNMKKLKMRAGGMSDSSKWKKQKRSPRPLRHMTKVTSGSELPTPNGTTLSSNPTGGMPFIDVPTPISSASSEAASAVVSPSTDSGLEFSSQTTSKEDLTDLEQPGSPGSSTATEPGSSELGVPEQPDPQQEGVHVEKAQSASVESIPEVLEECTSPADHSDSASVHDMDYVNPRGVRFTQSSQKEGTALVPCGLPCIRELFRFLISLTNPHDRHNSEVMIHMGLHLLTVALESAPVAQCQTLLGLIKDEMCRHLLQLLSVERLNLYAASLRVCFLLFESMREHLKFQLEMYIKKLMEIITVENPKMPYEMKEMALEAIVQLWHIPSFVTELYINYDCDYYCSNLFEDLTKLLSKNAFPVSGQLYTTHLLSLDALLTVIDSTEAHCQAKVLNNLTQQEKKEAARPGYEAVDGSRESSNTERTASDGKPVGIAPDIPGLHLPGGGRLPAEHGKPGCSDLEEASDSGADKKFTRKPPRFSCLLPDPRELIEIKNKKKLLITGTEQFNQKPKKGIQFLQEKGLLTIPMDNIEVAQWLRENPRLDKKMIGEFVSDRKNIDLLESFVSTFSFQGLRLDEALRLYLEAFRLPGEAPVIQRLLEAFTEHWRNCNGSPFANSDACFALAYAVIMLNTDQHNHNVRKQNAPMTLEEFRKNLKGVNGGKDFEQDILEDMYHAIKNEEIVMPEEQTGLVRENYVWNVLLHRGATPEGIFLRVPAGSYDLDLFTMTWGPTIAALSYVFDKSLEETIIQKAISGFRKCAMISAHYGLSDVFDNLIISLCKFTALSSESIENLPSVFGSNPKAHIAAKTVFHLAHRHGDILREGWKNIMEAMLQLFRAQLLPKAMVEVEDFVDPNGKISLQREETPSNRGESTVLSFVSWLTLSGTEQSSVRGPSTENQEAKRAALDCIKQCDPEKMITESKFLQLESLQELMKALVSVTPDEETYDEEDAAFCLEVLLRIVLENRDRVGCVWQTVRDHLYHLCVQAQDFCFLVERAVVGLLRLAIRLLRREEISGQVLLSLRILLLMKPSVLSRVSHQVAYGLHELLKTNAANIHSGDDWATLFTLLECIGSGVKPPAALQATARADGPDAGAQSDSELPSYHQNDVSLDRGYTSDSEVYADHCRPGKIHRSATDADVVNSGWLVVGKDDIDNSKPGPGPSRLGPSPLVNQYSLTVGLDLGPHDTKSLLKCVESLSFIVRDAAHITPDNFELCVKTLRIFVEASLNGGCKSQEKRGKSHKYDSKGNRFKKKSKDGSVLRRPRTSSQHATRGGHSDDDEDEGVPASYHTVSLQVSQDLLDLMHTLHTRAASIYSSWAEEQRHLETGGRKIEADSRTLWAHCWCPLLQGIACLCCDARRQVRMQALTYLQRALLVHDLQKLDALEWESCFNKVLFPLLTKLLENISPADVGGMEETRMRASTLLSKVFLQHLSPLLSLSTFAALWLTILDFMDKYMHAGSSDLLSEAIPESLKNMLLVMDTAEIFHNADARGGSPSALWEITWERIDCFLPHLRDELFKQTVIQDPMPMEPHAQKSLASAHMTPAAGDTRTPGHPPPPEMPSELGACDFEKPESPRPANSSSPGSPVASSPSRLSPTPDGPPSLAQPPLILQPLASPLQVGVPPMTLPIILNPALIEATSPVPLLATPRSTDPMPTSEVN; the protein is encoded by the exons GTGCTGCGGACTCTGTTGCTGACCCCAGCTGGTGCCCACCTAACCAATGAATCTGTATGTGAAATTATGCAGTCTTGCTTCCGGATCTGCTTCGAAATGAGGCTCAGTG AGTTATTGAGAAAATCCGCAGAGCACACTCTCGTAGACATGGTGCAGCTGCTCTTCACAAG GTTACCTCAGTTTAAAGAAGAACCCAAGAACTATATGGGGACCAACATGAAGAAG CTGAAAATGAGAGCAGGAGGCATGAGTGATTCATCCAAgtggaagaaacagaagagatCCCCCCGGCCCCTGCGCCATATGACCAAAGTCACATCAGGTTCAGAGCTGCCCACCCCCAATGGAACTACCTTATCCTCTAACCCCACAG GGGGCATGCCCTTCATTGATGTGCCCACTCCCATCTCCTCTGCAAGTTCAGAAGCTGCCTCAGCGGTGGTCAGCCCCTCTACAGACAGTGGCCTGGAGTTCTCCTCCCAGACCACCTCCAAGGAGGACCTTACTGACCTGGAACAACCTGGCTCTCCAGGGTCTAGCACAGCTACAGAGCCTGGCAGCAGTGAGCTAGGGGTTCCTGAGCAGCCTGACCCCCAG CAGGAAGGGGTCCATGTGGAAAAGGCCCAGTCAGCATCCGTGGAATCCATCCCTGAAGTGTTAGAGGAGTGCACGTCCCCTGCTGACCACTCTGACTCTGCCTCTGTCCATGACATGGATTACGTCAATCCCCGGGGTGTGCGCTTTACACAGTCCTCCCAGAAGGAAG GTACAGCTTTGGTCCCCTGTGGTCTTCCCTGCATCCGTGAGCTCTTCCGCTTCCTCATCTCCCTGACCAATCCACACGACCGCCACAATTCAGAGGTTATGATCCACATGGGACTGCATTTGCTGACAGTGGCTCTTGAATCAGCCCCTGTAGCCCAGTGCCAAACCCTCCTGGGCCTCATCAAGGATGAGATGTGCCGCCACTTACTGCAG CTACTCAGTGTAGAGCGACTCAACCTTTATGCTGCTTCCCTGCGGGTATGCTTCCTGCTGTTTGAAAGCATGAGGGAGCACCTCAAGTTCCAATTGGAG ATGTACATCAAAAAGCTCATGGAGATCATCACTGTGGAGAACCCCAAAATGCCTTATGAGATGAAGGAGATGGCACTGGAGGCCATTGTGCAGCTCTGGCACATCCCCAGTTTTGTCACTGAGCTCTATATCAACTATGATTGTGACTACTACTGTTCGAACCTCTTTGAAGACCTCACCAAGCTGCTGTCCAAG AATGCCTTCCCTGTGTCTGGTCAGCTCTATACAACACACCTCCTGTCTCTTGATGCCCTGTTGACAGTGATTGACAGCACTGAGGCCCATTGCCAGGCCAAAGTCCTCAACAATCTtacccagcaagagaagaaagaagcagcCAGACCTGGCTATGAGGCAGTAGATGGCTCCCGAGAATCCAGCAATA CTGAAAGAACAGCCAGTGATGGGAAACCTGTAGGCATAGCCCCAGACATCCCAGGCCTACATCTGCCAGGCGGAGGGCGGCTGCCAGCAGAACATGGGAAGCCAGGATGCAGTGATCTGGAGGAAGCTTCTGACTCTGGGG CTGACAAAAAGTTTACCCGGAAGCCACCTCGATTTTCCTGTCTCCTGCCAGATCCACGGGAACtgattgaaattaaaaacaaaaagaag CTGCTAATCACTGGCACAGAGCAGTTCAACCAGAAACCAAAGAAGGGGATCCAGTTTCTGCAGGAGAAAGGCCTCCTCACCATCCCAATGGACAACATAGAGGTAGCCCAGTGGCTCCGAGAGAACCCTCGGCTGGACAAGAAAATGATTGGAGAGTTTGTGAGTGACCGAAAAAACATTGACCTGTTGGAGAGCTTTGTGAG CACCTTCAGTTTTCAGGGTCTACGGCTGGATGAAGCTCTTCGCCTCTACCTGGAAGCCTTCCGCTTACCTGGGGAAGCACCAGTCATCCAGAGGTTGCTGGAGGCATTCACTGAGCATTGGAGA AATTGTAATGGCTCCCCATTTGCCAATAGCGATGCCTGCTTTGCCCTGGCCTATGCTGTCATCATGCTTAATACTGACCAGCACAACCACAACGTTCGCAAACAGAATGCACCCATGACTCTAGAG GAGTTTCGCAAAAACCTAAAAGGTGTGAATGGAGGCAAGGACTTTGAACAAGACATCCTGGAGGACATGTACCATGCCATCAA GAATGAGGAAATTGTGATGCCTGAAGAGCAGACAGGCTTGGTTCGGGAGAACTATGTGTGGAATGTGCTGCTTCATCGAGGTGCCACCCCAGAGGGCATATTCCTTCGTGTGCCTGCTGGCAGCTATGATCTTGACCTCTTCACCATGACATGGGGCCCCACTATTGCTGCCCTTTCTTATGTCTTTGACAAAAGCCTTGAGGAGACAATCATCCAGAAAGCCATCTCAGGCTTCAG GAAGTGCGCCATGATCTCCGCCCACTATGGCCTCAGCGATGTGTTTGACAATCTCATCATATCTCTGTGCAAATTCACAGCTCTTAGCAGTGAG TCTATTGAGAACCTTCCCAGTGTGTTTGGAAGCAACCCCAAAGCCCACATTGCAGCCAAGACAGTATTCCATTTGGCCCATCGTCATGGTGACATCCTGCGGGAGGGCTGGAAGAATATCATGGAAGCCATGCTACAGCTCTTCCGAGCCCAGCTGCTGCCCAAAGCTATGGTGGAG GTAGAAGATTTTGTGGATCCCAATGGCAAGATCTCTCTACAGAGGGAGGAGACACCATCAAATCG AGGAGAGTCGACAGTACTAAGCTTTGTGAGCTGGCTGACACTAAGTGGTACTGAGCAGTCTAGTGTGCGGGGCCCATCCACTGAGAACCAAGAGGCCAAAAGAGCGGCCTTGGACTGTATCAAG CAATGTGATCCAGAAAAGATGATCACAGAAAGCAAGTTCCTTCAGCTGGAGTCACTGCAGGAGCTCATGAAG GCTCTGGTCTCAGTGACACCAGATGAAGAGACATATGATGAGGAGGATGCTGCTTTCTGCCTAGAGGTGCTGCTGAGGATTGTGCTGGAGAACAG GGACCGTGTGGGTTGTGTGTGGCAGACTGTCCGAGACCATCTATATCACCTGTGTGTCCAGGCACAGGATTTCTGCTTCCTTGTAGAGCGGGCAGTGGTGGGGCTGCTGCGCTTGGCCATTCGACTACTCCGAAGAGAAGAGATCAGTGGCCAG gtgCTGCTCTCCCTGCGCATTTTGCTGCTAATGAAGCCCAGCGTGCTGTCCCGAGTCAGTCACCAGGTAGCCTATGGGCTCCACGAACTCCTTAAGACCAACGCAGCCAACATCCACTCAGGTGATGACTGGGCCACCCTCTTCACACTGCTGGAATGCATTGGCTCAGGTGTAAAGCCTCCAGCTGCCCTGCAGGCCACAGCCAGGGCTGATGGACCTGATGCTG GGGCCCAATCAGACAGCGAACTCCCATCCTACCATCAGAATGATGTGAGCCTGGACCGAGGATACACTTCTGATTCAGAGGTCTACGCTGACCATTGCAGGCCTGGCAAGATCCACCGATCAGCCACAGACGCTGATGTGGTCAACAGCGGCTGGTTAGTG GTGGGGAAGGATGACATCGATAACTCCAAGCCAGGTCCTGGGCCCAGCCGGCTAGGCCCTTCACCCCTGGTCAATCAGTACAGCCTAACAGTGGGGCTGGACCTCGGGCCACACGATACTAAGTCCCTGCTTAAATGTGTAGAATCTCTGTCCTTCATCGTGCGTGATGCTGCCCACATTACACCTGACAACTTTGAGCTCTGCGTCAAGACTCTCCGCATCTTTGTGGAGGCCAGTCTGAATGGCG GGTGCAAATCCCAGGAAAAACGTGGCAAGAGTCACAAATATGATAGCAAAGGAAACCGCTTCAAGAAGAAATCCAAGGACGGCTCAGTGCTTCGGCGGCCTCGAACCTCCAGCCAACATGCCACTCGGGGTGGGcatagtgatgatgatgaggatgaaggTGTGCCTGCCAGCTACCATACGGTGTCTTTACAGGTCAGTCAGGAC TTGTTAGACCTGATGCACACCCTGCACACTCGAGCGGCCTCGATCTACAGCTCTTGGGCGGAGGAGCAGCGCCATCTAGAGACAGGTGGCCGGAAGATTGAAGCTGATTCCCGCACCCTCTGGGCCCACTGCTGGTGCCCGTTACTGCAGG GCATCGCCTGCCTGTGCTGTGACGCCCGGCGCCAGGTGCGGATGCAGGCACTGACCTATCTACAGCGAGCACTGCTGGTACATGATCTGCAGAAGCTAGATGCCCTGGAGTGGGAGTCCTGTTTTAACAAG GTGCTGTTTCCTCTACTGACCAAGCTCTTGGAGAATATCAGCCCTGCAGATGTGGGTGGGATGGAGGAGACTCGAATGAGGGCTTCCACACTGCTGTCTAAG GTCTTCCTGCAGCACCTGTCTCCACTGCTGTCACTCTCTACTTTTGCGGCCCTCTGGCTGACCATTCTGGACTTCATGGACAAGTATATGCACGCAGGCTCCAGTGACTTACTG TCAGAGGCCATCCCTGAGTCTCTGAAGAACATGCTTCTGGTGATGGACACAGCAGAGATTTTCCACAATGCAGATGCCCGAGGAGGCAGCCCCTCAGCCCTCTGGGAGATCACCTGGGAGCGCATTGACTGTTTTCTGCCCCATCTACGAGATGAGCTCTTCAAGCAGACTGTCATCCAGG ACCCCATGCCCATGGAGCCACATGCCCAAAAATCTCTGGCCTCAGCCCATATGACTCCTGCTGCTGGGGACACAAGGACACCTGGCCATCCACCTCCCCCAGAGATGCCTTCTGAGCTGGGGGCCTGTG ACTTTGAGAAGCCTGAGAGCCCTCGACCTGCCAACAGCAGCTCCCCTGGATCACCAGTGGCGTCTAGCCCCAGCAGACTGAGTCCTACTCCAGATGGGCCTCCTTCCCTGGCTCAGCCCCCACTAATCCTACAGCCCTTGGCCTCCCCACTGCAGGTGGGCGTACCACCCATGACTCTGCCCATCATCCTCAACCCTGCTCTCATTGAGGCCACCTCACCAGTGCCCCTCCTGGCCACACCCCGCTCCACAGACCCCATGCCCACCTCCGAGGTCAACTAA